One window from the genome of Anser cygnoides isolate HZ-2024a breed goose chromosome 8, Taihu_goose_T2T_genome, whole genome shotgun sequence encodes:
- the PRG4 gene encoding proteoglycan 4, producing the protein MAAVSCKGRCFEAFERGRECDCDADCERYGKCCPDYAKHCKEAHTEKTTPKTPPPNKSTSKRSSANEEKKPEEVTQPHEVTEDMGSEKMVTSPPPTTKQPDTTSPVIATTIKPSTPKPSLTPTTIITTKPTTSKVEETTPEDTEAPTTDADPTITPIEEEITPEGLTQTLSPPPKLKRQPLKPPRFQRLRKPRRQPQKPPRLQRHPKPRRQPLKPPRLQRLRKLRRQPLKPPRLQRHPKPRRQPLRPPRLQRPPKLRRQPLKPPRLQRPPKPRRQPLRPQRLQRPPKPRRQPLKPPRLQRPPKPRRQPLKPPRHQRPPKPRRQPLKPPRLQRLPKPRRQPLKPPRLQRLPKPRRQPLKPPRLQRPPKPRRQPLKPPRLQRLRKPRRQPLKPPRLQRLRKPRRQPLKPPRLQRLPKPRRQPLKPQRLQRLPKPRRQPLKPPRLQRPPKLRRQPLKPQRHQRPRKPRRQPLKPPRHQRLRKPRRQPLKPPRLQRLRKPRRQPLKPPRLQRPPKPRRQPLKPPRLQRPPKPRRQPLKPPRLQRPPKPRRQPLKPPRLQRPPKAEETTPEATEAPTTPKAEETTPEATEAPTTPKAEETTPEATEAPTTPKAEETTPEATEAPTTPKAEETTPEATEAPTTPKAEETTPEATEAPTTPKAEETTPEATKAPTTPKAEETTPEATEAPTTPKVEETTPEATEAPTTPKAEETTPEATEAPTTPKAEETTPEATEAPTTPKAEETTPEATEAPTTPKAEETTPEATEAPTTPKAEETTPEATEVPTTPKPKETTPESTEAPMTPKAKETTTKATKALTTPKAEETSPKPTEAPTTKADSPTTPKAKETIPEAPEAPMTPKVEETTPEATEAPTTPKAKETTPKVTKAPMTPKATEAPTTKADSSTTPQATEAPTTPKAAKKTPKATKAPMTEAESPTTPKTKETTPLATKSPTKSPTIPEVEFSTPAPLNVKSDTTTSGEKSATTPVKNDKTTAKPVTTLVTKETTTKKETTTVNKEITTPKKDKTTVLKDILTAGRKDKTTVTKKPTMADDSPEGTDNTPSITPAAKQVVTTAAELEATTVDKKTAVATEKEAIPATQDKIPKPREILAPTAKEEERPVGTVIVTTPAATTPVRKPTMLPTTAKTDSAPKTREIVTTTKSDTTTENKQTVAAAPNECVITTKETTTAGKKEVTTLTDETSYTTEKELEDATEKAPSLDKKEETTVIRERTTTDKKDTIEEMFIVSRGTSKPDIHFQEVTDTRDEPHPANPETVPVKEEPEINKPLIQTVDMPVLPGETQVDKTNEKDLCSGKPADSMVALPNGTLAVFRGHYYWLLNGRSPPTTNPRRISEGWGIPSPIDTVFSRCNCDGKTFFIKGNLYWRFTNGVMDKGYPKPLANGFAGLSGKMVAALPVARYNSRPESVYFIKRDGNMQQYVYRQEPAKKCQRKARITIRYPAFVPRLVIRRRFQRAVGLPTVIQTVRINPYQSGVLRKEVKMTAYWRGLPKVIHSTISVPNYNKPDGYDYYAFSYNRYYSLDVGKRIARPVTALTGKTVSKDWYNCPEK; encoded by the exons ATGGCAG CAGTCTCCTGCAAAGGACGTTGCTTTGAAGCctttgaaagaggaagagagtgTGACTGTGACGCGGACTGTGAAAGATATGGCAAATGCTGCCCCGACTATGCGAAACACTGTAAAGAAG cacacacagaaaagacaacACCCAAGACTCCTCCACCAAATAAATCAACATCTAAGAGGTCAtctgcaaatgaagaaaagaagccaGAGGAAGTAACACAGCCCCATGAAGTTACAGAAG ATATGGGCAGTGAAAAAATGGTGACCAGTCCTCCTCCAACTACAAAACAGCCTGATACAACATCACCAGTCATAGCAACCACAATTAAACCATCTACTCCAAAACCTAGTTTAACACCTACCACGATTATTAccacaaaaccaacaacttCCAAAGTTGAAGAGACAACCCCTGAAGACACAGAGGCTCCAACAACTGACGCAGACCCTACCATCACACCCATAGAGGAAGAGATAACCCCTGAAG GACTGACGCAGACTCTCTCACCACCCCCAAAGCTGAAGAGACAACCCCTGAAGCCACCGAGGTTCCAGCGACTCCGAAAGCCGAGGAGACAACCCCAGAAGCCACCGAGGCTCCAACGACACCCAAAGCCGAGGAGACAACCCCTGAAGCCACCGAGGCTCCAACGACTCCGAAAGCTGAGGAGACAACCCCTGAAGCCACCGAGGCTCCAACGACACCCAAAGCCGAGGAGACAACCCTTGAGGCCACCGAGGCTCCAACGACCCCCAAAGCTGAGGAGACAACCCCTGAAGCCACCGAGGCTCCAACGACCCCCAAAGCCGAGGAGACAACCCCTGAGGCCACAGAGGCTCCAACGACCCCCAAAGCCGAGGAGACAACCCCTGAAGCCACCGAGGCTCCAACGACCCCCAAAGCCGAGGAGACAACCCCTGAAGCCACCGAGGCACCAGCGACCCCCAAAGCCGAGGAGACAACCCCTGAAGCCACCGAGGCTCCAACGACTCCCAAAGCCGAGGAGACAACCCCTGAAACCACCGAGGCTCCAACGACTCCCAAAGCCGAGGAGACAACCCCTGAAGCCACCGAGGCTCCAACGACCCCCAAAGCCGAGGAGACAACCCCTGAAGCCACCAAGGCTCCAACGACTCCGAAAGCCGAGGAGACAACCCCTGAAGCCACCGAGGCTCCAACGACTCCGAAAGCCGAGGAGACAACCCCTGAAGCCACCGAGGCTCCAACGACTCCCAAAGCCGAGGAGACAACCCCTGAAGCCACAGAGGCTCCAACGACTCCCAAAGCCGAGGAGACAACCCCTGAAGCCACCGAGGCTCCAACGACCCCCAAAGCTGAGGAGACAACCCCTGAAGCCACAGAGGCACCAACGACCCCGAAAGCCGAGGAGACAACCCCTGAAGCCACCGAGGCACCAACGACTCCGAAAGCCGAGGAGACAACCCCTGAAGCCACCGAGGCTCCAACGACTCCGAAAGCCGAGGAGACAACCCCTGAAGCCACCGAGGCTCCAACGACCCCCAAAGCCGAGGAGACAACCCCTGAAGCCACCGAGGCTCCAACGACCCCCAAAGCCGAGGAGACAACCCCTGAAGCCACCGAGGCTCCAACGACCCCCAAAGCCGAGGAGACAACCCCTGAAGCCACCGAGGCTCCAACGACCCCCGAAAGCCGAGGAGACAACCCCTGAAGCCACCGAGGCTCCAACGACCCCGAAAGCCGAGGAGACAACCCCTGAGGCCACCGAGGCTCCAACGACCCCCAAAGCCGAGGAGACAACCCCTGAAGCCACCGAGGCTCCAACGACCCCCAAAGCCGAGGAGACAACCCCTGAAGCCACCGAGGCTCCAACGACCCCCAAAGCCGAGGAGACAACCCCTGAAGCCACCGAGGCTCCAACGACCCCCAAAGCCGAGGAGACAACCCCTGAAGCCACCGAGGCTCCAACGACCCCCAAAGCCGAGGAGACAACCCCTGAAGCCACCAAGGCTCCAACGACTCCCAAAGCCGAGGAGACAACCCCTGAAGCCACCGAGGCTCCAACGACCCCCAAAGTCGAGGAGACAACCCCTGAAGCCACAGAGGCACCAACGACCCCCAAAGCCGAGGAGACAACCCCTGAAGCCACCGAGGCACCAACGACCCCCAAAGCTGAGGAGACAACCCCTGAAGCCACCGAGGCTCCAACGACCCCCAAAGCCGAGGAGACAACCCCTGAAGCCACCGAGGCACCAACGACCCCCAAAGCCGAGGAGACAACCCCTGAAGCCACCGAGGCACCAACGACTCCCAAAGCCGAGGAGACAACCCCTGAAGCCACCGAGGTACCAACGACTCCCAAACCCAAAGAGACAACCCCTGAATCCACTGAGGCTCCAATGACCCCCAAAGCTAAGGAGACAACTACAAAAGCCACCAAGGCTCTAACCACCCCTAAAGCTGAGGAGACATCTCCAAAACCCACTGAGGCTCCAACAACCAAGGCTGATTCTCCCACAACCCCCAAAGCCAAGGAGACAATCCCTGAAGCCCCTGAGGCCCCAATGACCCCCAAAGTTGAAGAGACAACCCCTGAAGCCACTGAGGCTCCAACAACCCCGAAAGCCAAGGAGACAACCCCAAAAGTTACCAAGGCTCCAATGACCCCAAAAGCCACGGAGGCTCCAACAACCAAGGCTGACTCTTCCACCACCCCTCAAGCCACTGAGGCTCCAACGACCCCCAAAGCTGCgaagaaaaccccaaaagccACCAAGGCACCAATGACTGAGGCTGAGTCTCCCACCACCCCTAAAACAAAAGAGACAACTCCTCTGGCCACAAAGTCACCAACAAAGTCTCCCACCATCCCTGAAGTCGAATTCAGTACCCCTGCACCCCTCAACGTTAAATCAGACACAACTACATCAGGTGAGAAGTCTGCAACTACACCtgttaaaaatgacaaaacgACAGCTAAACCTGTAACAACTCTTGTAACCAAAGAGACAACaactaaaaaggaaacaacCACAGTGAACAAAGAGATAACAACACCCAAGAAAGACAAAACTACTGTGCTTAAAGACATTTTAACAGCAGGTAGGAAAGACAAAACCACTGTAACCAAGAAGCCTACCATGGCTGATGACTCTCCTGAAGGTACAGACAATACTCCAAGTATAACTCCTGCAGCCAAACAAGTTGTAACTACAGCAGCTGAATTAGAAGCAACTACTGTAGACAAAAAGACTGCAGTGgctacagaaaaagaagcaatcCCAGCTACCCAAGACAAAATTCCCAAACCGAGAGAGATTTTAGCACCAACAGCTAAGGAAGAAGAACGTCCGGTGGGTACCGTGATTGTAACAACACCAGCAGCTACAACTCCCGTGCGCAAGCCCACCATGCTGCCAACGACTGCCAAAACAGATTCAGCTCCTAAAACCAGGGAGATTGTGACAACAACTAAAAGTGATACAACTACAGAGAATAAACAGACTGTAGCAGCAGCACCTAATGAGTGCGTAATTACCACTAAAGAGACAACAACAGCTGGTAAAAAAGAGGTAACTACCCTCACTGATGAAACTAGCTACACAACTGAAAAAGAACTAGAAGATGCCACTGAAAAGGCCCCTAGTCTTGACAAGAAAGAGGAAACTACAGTTATCAGAGAGAGAACTACAACAGATAAAAAAGATACAATAGAAGAAATGTTTATTGTTTCTAGAGGGACATCCAAGCCAGATATACATTTCCAGGAGGTTACTGACACACGTGATGAGCCTCATCCAGCCAACCCTGAAACCGTGCCAGTAAAAGAAGAGCCTGAGATAAACAAGCCTTTAATACAAACTGTGGACATGCCAGTTCTACCTGGAGAAACACAAG TGGACAAGACCAACGAGAAGGACCTGTGCAGTGGGAAGCCGGCGGACAGCATGGTAGCCCTGCCCAATGGTACCCTGGCTGTCTTCCGAG GTCACTACTACTGGCTGCTGAACGGCAGGAGCCCGCCGACCACCAACCCCCGCCGGATCAGCGAGGGCTGGGGCATCCCGTCCCCCATCGACACCGTCTTCTCCCGGTGCAACTGCGACGGGAAGACCTTCTTCATCAAG GGTAACCTATACTGGCGTTTCACGAATGGTGTGATGGACAAAGGCTATCCCAAACCTCTTGCAAATGGATTCGCAGGGTTAAGTGGGAAAATGGTAGCAGCGCTCCCTGTGGCAAGATACAACAGCAGACCAGAATCAGTTTATTTTATCAAAAGAG ATGGTAACATGCAACAGTATGTATACAGACAAGAGCCAGCCAAGAAGTGCCAAAGGAAAGCCCGCATTACCATAAGATACCCAGCTTTTGTCCCAAGACTTGTAATAAGGAGACGCTTTCAACGTGCAGTAGGATTGCCAACTGTTATTCAGACTGTCAGAATCAATCCATATCAATCCG GAGTTCTGCGTAAGGAAGTCAAAATGACTGCCTACTGGAGAGGGCTCCCCAAAGTAATTCATTCAACTATATCAGTACCCAACTACAATAAGCCAGATGGCTATGATTATTACGCCTTCTCTTACA ATCGGTACTACAGTTTGGACGTGGGCAAAAGAATAGCAAGACCTGTTACCGCTCTCACAGGAAAGACTGTATCCAAAGACTGGTATAACTGTCCTGAAAAGTGA